A stretch of the Dichotomicrobium thermohalophilum genome encodes the following:
- a CDS encoding ROK family protein: MTATSGALRLVADVGGTNARFALARPDGRCETAANLRVADFPEFDDALATYVQRLDRQTRERIASAAFAAAGPVEHDVVRLTNAPWQLAAPHIADQLGGVPTAIFNDLQAVALALPFLGHSDVAEIGPVPRYEAEPPDRMVAVNVGTGFGAATAIPAGDGWTACPSEAGHMSLPAANAEEAELLAALSPGRAATLEDVLSGSGVGALYAWLSGGEPIAADAVFARVDADPTARRTVEMLSRWLGRASGDLVLATAAWGGAFLLGGVVSGWYNLCNDSAFRAAFEDKGKMRARMGGVFSGVVTRQDVALLGLAKAPVAGV; the protein is encoded by the coding sequence GTGACGGCGACGAGCGGCGCGCTGCGTCTGGTCGCGGATGTGGGCGGAACCAACGCCCGCTTTGCCCTGGCCAGACCAGATGGCCGTTGCGAGACTGCGGCCAATCTGCGGGTCGCAGATTTCCCCGAGTTCGACGATGCGCTCGCTACCTACGTGCAGCGCCTTGATCGGCAGACCCGGGAACGGATTGCAAGCGCCGCGTTTGCCGCCGCCGGACCTGTCGAGCACGACGTTGTCAGGCTCACCAACGCGCCCTGGCAACTCGCCGCCCCGCACATCGCGGACCAGCTCGGTGGCGTGCCCACAGCGATCTTCAACGATCTGCAGGCAGTCGCGCTCGCGCTTCCATTCCTTGGGCATTCGGATGTCGCGGAGATCGGCCCGGTTCCGCGATACGAGGCCGAGCCGCCGGATCGGATGGTCGCCGTGAACGTCGGTACCGGCTTTGGCGCCGCGACGGCCATCCCCGCAGGCGACGGCTGGACCGCCTGCCCGAGCGAGGCTGGACACATGTCGTTGCCCGCTGCAAACGCTGAGGAAGCCGAGCTGCTCGCGGCGCTGTCGCCGGGGCGGGCTGCGACGCTGGAAGACGTGCTGAGCGGCTCAGGCGTTGGCGCGCTCTACGCCTGGCTATCCGGCGGCGAACCGATCGCAGCGGATGCCGTTTTCGCGCGCGTGGACGCCGATCCGACCGCTCGCCGCACGGTGGAGATGCTCTCGCGCTGGCTCGGCCGCGCCTCCGGCGATCTGGTGCTTGCAACCGCGGCGTGGGGTGGTGCGTTCCTTCTGGGCGGCGTGGTGAGCGGATGGTACAATCTGTGCAATGACTCAGCTTTTCGCGCCGCTTTCGAAGACAAGGGCAAGATGCGTGCGCGGATGGGCGGCGTTTTTTCCGGGGTGGTAACGCGTCAGGATGTGGCGTTGCTGGGGCTGGCGAAAGCGCCCGTTGCGGGCGTCTAG
- the otsA gene encoding alpha,alpha-trehalose-phosphate synthase (UDP-forming), with the protein MKRLVVVSNRVADWTKGGKSGGLAVALQDALRKRGGLWLGWSGKIVEDDEPCELSQEHHGNVTLATMPLTESEYQHYYLGFSNSVLWPVFHYRLDLARFEPEHWEGYITTVRRFAEKLVGLLEPDDIIWVHDYHLIPLASELRKLGVDQKIGFFLHIPFPSPDVLAAAPKHRALVRALFDYDLVGLQTHADVGNFGRFVYEAADGKVLQDGRLQLDGKSVLIKSFPIGIDVESFRDMARTEEADRHIQTLQRRTIASAFIIGVDRLDYTKGISERFRAFQRLVESHPEYRTSVTLMQIAPPTREEVLAYAEMRQELEQLSGHINGELGNYDWTPVRYIHRHIPRDTLAALLRGSQVGLVTPLRDGMNLVAKEYVAAQDDENPGVLILSRFAGAAEQLKEALIINPYDIDEMVEAMHRALSMPLAERKERHQALLERVRENDVSYWRECYLDTLETVRREASA; encoded by the coding sequence ATGAAACGTCTTGTGGTGGTGTCGAACCGCGTCGCCGACTGGACCAAAGGGGGAAAGTCCGGCGGGCTCGCCGTCGCCTTGCAGGACGCACTGAGAAAACGCGGCGGGCTTTGGCTGGGCTGGTCCGGGAAGATTGTAGAGGATGACGAACCCTGCGAGTTGTCGCAGGAACATCACGGCAACGTCACGCTGGCAACGATGCCGCTCACCGAGAGCGAGTATCAGCACTACTATCTGGGCTTTTCCAACAGCGTTTTATGGCCGGTGTTTCACTACCGGCTGGACCTCGCGCGTTTCGAGCCGGAACACTGGGAAGGGTACATCACGACCGTGCGCCGCTTCGCGGAGAAGCTCGTCGGCCTGCTTGAGCCGGACGACATCATCTGGGTGCACGACTATCACCTGATTCCGCTGGCCTCCGAATTGCGGAAGCTCGGCGTCGACCAAAAGATCGGGTTTTTCCTTCATATCCCGTTTCCGTCGCCCGATGTGCTGGCCGCCGCGCCAAAGCACCGGGCACTGGTTCGCGCGCTGTTCGACTATGACCTCGTCGGCCTGCAAACCCACGCGGATGTCGGCAATTTCGGCCGGTTCGTCTATGAAGCCGCCGACGGAAAGGTGCTTCAGGACGGCCGCCTGCAACTCGACGGCAAGAGCGTGCTGATCAAATCCTTCCCGATCGGTATCGACGTGGAGAGCTTCCGCGACATGGCGCGCACCGAGGAAGCCGACCGCCACATCCAGACGCTGCAGCGTCGGACAATCGCCAGCGCCTTCATCATCGGCGTCGATCGACTCGACTACACGAAGGGCATCTCCGAGCGGTTTCGCGCCTTTCAGCGGCTGGTTGAGAGTCACCCGGAATACCGGACCTCCGTAACGCTGATGCAGATCGCCCCGCCGACCCGGGAGGAGGTGCTGGCCTATGCGGAGATGCGCCAGGAGCTTGAGCAGCTTTCCGGGCACATCAACGGCGAACTCGGTAACTACGACTGGACGCCTGTCCGCTACATTCACCGCCATATCCCGCGTGACACTCTTGCGGCGCTGCTGCGCGGCTCGCAGGTCGGGCTCGTGACGCCGCTGCGCGACGGGATGAACCTGGTGGCCAAGGAATATGTGGCCGCACAGGATGACGAGAACCCGGGCGTGCTGATCCTCTCGCGCTTCGCCGGTGCGGCGGAACAGTTGAAAGAGGCGCTCATCATCAATCCCTACGACATTGACGAGATGGTCGAGGCCATGCACCGCGCGCTCTCGATGCCGCTGGCCGAGCGCAAGGAGCGGCACCAGGCGCTGCTGGAAAGAGTCCGCGAGAACGACGTCTCGTATTGGCGGGAGTGTTATCTCGACACGCTCGAAACCGTCAGGCGGGAGGCCTCTGCGTGA
- a CDS encoding VOC family protein: MMNITGLDHIVLTVKSIERTCDFYEQMLGAEVIKYNGGRTALGLGDQKINLHEVGKEFEPKANAPTPGSGDICLITTASLAQVEQNLLARGVEIEEGPIERTGARGPIKSIYIRDPDGNLIEIASYSEAA, from the coding sequence ATCATGAACATCACCGGCCTCGACCACATTGTTTTGACGGTAAAATCCATTGAGCGCACCTGCGACTTCTACGAGCAGATGCTTGGCGCGGAGGTGATTAAATACAACGGGGGCCGGACGGCTTTGGGCCTGGGCGATCAGAAGATCAATCTGCACGAGGTCGGAAAGGAGTTCGAGCCGAAGGCGAACGCGCCGACACCCGGAAGCGGCGACATCTGCCTGATCACGACGGCCTCTCTGGCACAGGTCGAGCAGAACCTGCTGGCCCGGGGCGTCGAGATCGAGGAAGGGCCGATCGAGCGCACCGGCGCGCGCGGACCAATCAAGTCAATCTATATCCGCGATCCGGATGGCAACCTCATCGAGATCGCGAGCTATAGCGAGGCGGCCTAA
- the bchJ gene encoding bacteriochlorophyll 4-vinyl reductase, whose amino-acid sequence MSTHGKAPPSHVGPNAITQVIAALRHRHGEPVCAKVLAQASLVRYAAEAPSAMVHEDEVGALQRAVRAELPPGDAAAVLREAGLRTGDYLLAHRIPRFAQAGLRLLPAPLAARALIGAIGGHAWTFAGSGTFRAMPGHPLAVEIAGCPLVAGQSSHVPLCDMYVGVFQRLFEVLVSPRAQAVETACAAMGAPACRFEMSWGTQPVPVADSAARDALAG is encoded by the coding sequence ATGAGCACGCACGGGAAAGCCCCGCCCTCGCATGTCGGGCCGAATGCTATCACTCAGGTAATCGCGGCCCTGCGCCATCGCCACGGGGAGCCCGTATGCGCCAAGGTCCTGGCCCAGGCCAGCCTCGTGCGCTACGCCGCCGAGGCCCCGTCCGCGATGGTGCACGAGGACGAGGTCGGCGCGTTGCAGCGCGCGGTCCGCGCAGAGCTTCCTCCCGGAGATGCGGCGGCTGTGCTGCGCGAAGCCGGATTGCGAACGGGCGATTACCTCCTCGCCCACCGCATTCCCCGCTTCGCGCAAGCCGGCCTCCGCCTGCTTCCAGCGCCACTGGCCGCACGGGCGCTGATCGGCGCGATCGGTGGCCACGCCTGGACCTTTGCGGGAAGCGGGACGTTCCGCGCCATGCCCGGGCACCCTCTCGCTGTGGAGATCGCCGGTTGTCCGCTTGTCGCGGGACAGTCCAGCCATGTTCCCCTCTGCGATATGTATGTCGGCGTGTTCCAGCGGCTGTTTGAGGTGCTGGTCTCGCCGCGTGCGCAGGCCGTGGAGACAGCCTGCGCTGCGATGGGCGCGCCCGCCTGCCGGTTTGAGATGTCGTGGGGGACGCAGCCGGTTCCGGTGGCGGACTCTGCGGCGCGCGATGCGCTAGCGGGTTAG